The proteins below come from a single Sphingomonas carotinifaciens genomic window:
- a CDS encoding flagellar motor switch protein FliM yields MVNGPDIAERRERARPASADHGLLGEAKLNPFGDLHTLQHLSARYARSLRSLFEPLLRQEVRSWAEPLVVQRFADYRAERGDALTAWVPLTMPPQADQGLCVLDGRFVLELLDLFFGGSGAAPAMLPSEFSPATEAMVERLGAMLVEPLRQAWEPLARIEFVPARPEASAAMLPGFDGDDAMIVTRFGIAAGTALPVFIDLLYPVSALKPHGAALTGKVVSKPVDTDPGWRSELTRAVMGVRFTVRSVLAEPVVPLQTLMTLKPGDVIPISFGPEVPVMVGNDLLGTGTVGAANGHAAVRLTSLVRTEGSLQ; encoded by the coding sequence ATGGTTAACGGCCCGGACATCGCAGAACGACGCGAGCGCGCCCGCCCCGCATCGGCCGATCACGGCCTGCTGGGCGAGGCGAAGCTCAATCCGTTCGGCGACCTCCACACGTTGCAGCACCTGTCCGCGCGCTATGCGCGGTCGCTCAGGAGCCTGTTCGAGCCGTTGTTGCGTCAGGAAGTGCGCAGTTGGGCCGAGCCGCTGGTCGTCCAGCGTTTCGCCGATTACCGGGCGGAGCGCGGCGACGCGCTGACCGCCTGGGTGCCGCTGACCATGCCGCCACAGGCCGATCAGGGCCTGTGCGTGCTGGACGGACGGTTCGTGCTGGAATTGCTCGACCTGTTCTTCGGCGGGTCGGGTGCGGCACCGGCGATGCTGCCGAGCGAATTTTCGCCCGCGACCGAGGCGATGGTGGAACGGCTGGGCGCGATGCTGGTCGAACCGCTGCGCCAGGCCTGGGAGCCGCTGGCCCGGATCGAGTTCGTGCCGGCGCGGCCCGAGGCGAGCGCGGCGATGCTGCCCGGCTTCGACGGTGACGATGCGATGATCGTCACCCGCTTCGGCATCGCGGCGGGCACCGCCCTGCCGGTGTTCATCGACCTGCTTTATCCGGTATCCGCGCTGAAGCCGCATGGCGCCGCGCTGACCGGCAAGGTGGTGTCCAAGCCCGTAGACACCGATCCGGGCTGGCGCAGCGAATTGACCCGTGCGGTGATGGGCGTGCGCTTCACCGTCCGCTCGGTGCTGGCCGAGCCGGTCGTCCCGCTCCAGACGCTGATGACGCTGAAGCCCGGCGACGTCATTCCGATCAGTTTCGGTCCCGAGGTTCCGGTGATGGTCGGCAACGACCTGCTGGGCACCGGCACCGTGGGCGCCGCCAACGGCCATGCCGCCGTGCGCCTGACCTCTCTAGTTCGCACCGAAGGATCGCTGCAATGA
- a CDS encoding flagellar basal body-associated FliL family protein: MSDTKEDAPPKKKGKLGKMLIMGVGLLALLGGGMGAGLYAANSGLIGGGGHGGAEDHGPKLIPKAEQKRSAEGGEGGEHGGGEGGGESGGGHGESGEAAPEEHAGLPSPTPGVGGERYASNYFAMEKEFTSNLTDSVHFIQVGIAVSTPYDDTVINNLKTNDIAVRSAILMTLGDTTEEQVFSSAGKKQLQKRLADSINQVLRQKEGFGGISNVYFTNFVVQ, from the coding sequence ATGAGCGACACCAAGGAAGACGCGCCCCCCAAGAAGAAGGGCAAGCTGGGCAAGATGCTGATCATGGGCGTCGGCCTGCTGGCGCTGCTCGGCGGCGGCATGGGCGCCGGGTTGTATGCCGCCAATTCCGGCCTGATCGGCGGCGGCGGGCATGGCGGGGCCGAGGATCATGGCCCCAAGCTGATCCCCAAGGCGGAGCAGAAGCGCAGCGCCGAGGGCGGCGAAGGCGGCGAGCATGGCGGCGGCGAGGGCGGTGGCGAATCGGGTGGCGGCCACGGCGAATCGGGCGAGGCCGCGCCGGAGGAGCATGCCGGCCTGCCCTCTCCCACGCCGGGCGTGGGGGGCGAGCGCTATGCCTCCAACTATTTCGCCATGGAAAAGGAGTTCACGTCGAACCTGACCGATTCGGTGCACTTCATCCAGGTCGGGATCGCGGTGTCGACGCCCTATGACGACACCGTCATCAACAACCTGAAAACCAACGACATCGCGGTCCGCTCGGCGATCCTGATGACGCTGGGCGACACGACGGAGGAACAGGTCTTCTCCAGCGCGGGCAAGAAGCAGCTCCAGAAGCGGCTGGCCGATTCAATCAACCAGGTTTTGCGGCAGAAAGAGGGGTTTGGCGGAATCAGTAACGTGTACTTTACCAATTTCGTTGTTCAGTGA